The Drosophila sulfurigaster albostrigata strain 15112-1811.04 chromosome 3, ASM2355843v2, whole genome shotgun sequence genomic sequence CACTTAGTGCATTGGGCCAACGTGTCACGCCTTCGAAAGCGGAAGTCAACAAGTCTATTAAGTGTGCTCTATTACCAAATTAACTTTTTAACAAGTgcagtaaaaagtaaaagataTGTTATATGAATTCTAtggttaaaatttcaataatgtatatattttgttgtaatatattaaattttgtatttaatactacgtttaatataaaatagagTACTGACTGCTGGCTCCTTCAACTCcgtttacatatttatgttttctttatttagttTAGGTAACCTTATAGTTAtctaagtaaatttaatactattGTTGActtaataaaacacaattaattGAACCAAATTAACTGTGAGATAATTAACTGCTACCATATTATTTTGGTTATAAAAGCAGTCAGACATTATTTATGAGTTGCGAATTTCAATCGATGTTCttcaactatttaaattttgaattgaagCACAATATATGCCCATCACTTTATGTTATTCCCATCACAATTGCTGTTATTATCTTATAAATATCAAATGGAAATGCTGTAAACATTCTCTTTTCtctcaattaaaatacaaacaaattgaaaatcttcattcaacatttcaaaacatttttattaaataattttgtttgcaatccAAATTAAAACCATAAAAATGTAGTATTAAGTCACATTAAAAGATGCAActcctttatttatttattaggtGGCACTACAACCCATTTCGGGTTTTGGCCGACCTCAGCGTCTCCCTCCAGGCGCCTCTGCTCTTCGCGCGCCTCCTCCAATTGGAAATTCCCAGCAGATTAAGGTCCTGCTCTACTTGGTCCTTCCAACGAAGATTTGGTCGTCCCCTTCGTCGTCGCCCGTAGTCGACTCTCGCTTCGAATACCTTCTGAGCTGGAGATTCTTCATCCATACGCACAACGTGTCCGAGCCAGCGCAGACGTTGTATCGTGATGCGCCGGACCACGTCCACGTCGTCGTACAACTCGTACAGCTCGTGGTTCATCCGAATGCGAAAGTCGTCCCCAATCCGAACGGGACCGAAGATCTTGCGAAGAATTTTCCTCTCGAACACTCCAAGCGCTGCTGCATCTGTCATTGACACTACCCATGCTTCTGCGCCATATAAGAGCACGGGTAGTATGAGTGTCTTGTAGAGTGCTAATTTTGTTCGGCGAGAGAGGTCTCTATTGCACATTTGCCTACTCAGACCAAAGTAGCACCTATTGGCAAGTGTGATTCTTCGCTTGATCTCCAGGCTGACGTCATTTTTGGTGTTGATGGCAGTGCCAAGGTATGTGAACTCCTTGACCACTTCGAACATATAGTTGTCTGCTACCACCTGGGAGTCTAGTCGCCGCGCCTCCTGCTTGTCGACAGCATATACTTCGTCTTGCCCTCGTTTACCGCCAAACCCACTTTTGCTGACTCTTTTCGATAGCGGAAAATGCAGCAGTGACATCACGCTTGCTGCGGCCAATGATGTCAATATCATCCGCGTAAGCAAGGAGCTGGacacttttataaaatatagtgcCAGCACGATGCACACCGGCTTTCCGCAAGACCCCTTCCATCACAAAGTTGAAGAGGTTGCACGACAGGGGGTCGCCTTGTCTGAAACCTCGAACGGTATTGAAAGGTTCGGAGAGGTTCGTTCCTACCTTGACAGAGCTGATGGTGCTGCTCAATGTCATCCTGCAAAGACGTATCAGCTTTGCAGGAATACCGAACTCAGACATGGTGGCATATAGGCGTTCTCGTGTCGGACTATCGAATGCAGCTTTGTAATCGACAAAGAGATGATGTGTGTCAATTCCATTTTCGTGGGTTTTCTCCAGGATTTGGCGCAATGTGAAGATCTGGTCTATGGTGGATTTGCCAGGTCTGAAGCCGCACTGATAAGGTCCGATCAGTGTGCTGGTATACGGCTTCAGTCGTTCACATATTACGCTCGATAGGACCTTATATGAGATGGCAATCAGGCTAATTCCCCGGTAGTTGGTGCATATCGTCGGGTCGCCTTTCTTCAGCACAGGACAAAGGACGCTGAGATTCCAATCGTTGGGCATGCTTTCCTCTAGCCATATTCTGCAGAAGAGCTGATGCATGCACCTTATCAGCTCTTCGCCGCCGGCCTTAAACAACTCTGCAGGCAGTCCATCAGCACcggctgctttgttgtttttgagtCGCATAATAGCAACTCGGACCTCGTCATGGCTAGGTAGTGGTATATCCACATTGTCGTTGATTGGTGGTATCGGGTTGCTTCCTCCAATGGCGGGATTGGTGCCGTCATCGCCTGCTAGCAGCTTGGAGAAATGCGCCCTCCATAACCTCAGCGTGCACTGCGTATCTGTAACCAGAATCCGTTTTCATCTCGACAGTTAGATGCTCCGGTCTTGAAACCATGTGTCAGACGGTTGACTTGTTGGTAAAATTTTCGAGCATCATTTCTGTCCTGCAACACCTCGAGTTCCTCGCACTCTCGCTTTTCTTTCTCCCGTTTTTTCCGTCTAAAAGCCGCCTCTCTTCCTTCCTTTTCTCCCTGTAACGTTCACACGTAGCTCGCGTTGCGCCAGACTGCAGCGTTCTTCTGTAGGCGGCGTTTTTTGCCGCAGCTGCGACGCGACACTCCTCGTCATACCATTGGTTCCGTGTGGGTGGGCGCTTGAACCCAATGGCTGTTTCAGCGGCAGCTCGCATGGAGTGGGATATGTGCGCCCAGAGTCCGCCGGCGTCAACAGGAAGAGGGGTTGGTTGGTGGAGCAGTTCCGAGAGGTGAGTGGAGTAGGCTGTTGCTGTCCGTTGCGATCGCAGCCTAGTGACGTCAAGCTTTCGTTGCGTGATGGGGCGTACGTTTTTCGCTCGGCTTAGCCGCATGCGTATCTTGGCTGCGACAAGATAGTGGTCCGAGTCTATGTTGACTCCACGGAACGTACGCACGTCCATCACGCTTGAGGCATGCCTTCCGTCTATCACAACATGATCAATCTGGTTGCGCGTTTTCTGATCAGGGGACAGCCATGTTGCCTTGTGGATGTCGAGGTGCCGAAATCTGGTGCTACTCACTACCATGTTTCGCGCCGCGGCGAAGTCAATCAGCCTGAAACCGTTGTTCGAGGTGGTCTCGTGGAGGCTGAATTTACCGACGGTGCGGTCAAAGATGCGTTCGCGCCCAACCTTTGCGTTGAAGTCCCCGAGGATGATCTTCACGTCGTGGTTTGGGCAGCGGTCGTATGTGTCCTCGAGTCTCGCGTAGAATGCATCCTTAGCAGCATCATCCTTCTCCTCCGTCGGGGCGTGCGCGCAAATTATGCTAAGATTAAAAAATCTAGCTTTGACGCGGATTGTAGCCAGCCGTTCACTCACTGGGGTGAAATTGTAGACGTGGTGGCGAAGTCTCCGGCTTACTACAAATCCGCATCCAAATTCGCGCCTCTCCGCATGGCAGCTGTAATAAATATCACAGTTTGCTCGCTTGGAACAACCTTGTCCTGTCCATCTCATTTCCTGGATGGCGGTAATGTCAGCCTTTAATTTCTCGAGGGCATCCGCCAGTTGGATAGAGGCACCTTCCCAATTAAGGGTTCGGACATTCCAGGTGCATATCCTTAAATCGTAgtcctttttcattttgcggtGGTCGTCAACATAAGGGGGGATCCTTTCCGAGGCTTTCGCTTTGGTTTTCCTTGGGCTTCTTTTTTCCGAGGCGGGTTCCAAACCCTGCGCTCAACCATTTACCGTCCGGATGACTCGCTGCACACATTAGCTCGCTATCTAGCGGATGCTAAGATAGCTACCCAGGAGGTGCCACGAGGAGGCTGTGTGTCAACTTGCAATCATTCGTAGACAGAGATCGCACTGGCGGCCACCAAGTTGACCGCAATCAGAAACTTTACTCTGTACGAATGAAAGCCATCCCATGCAACTCctacaattaatatttttgtgctgGAATATTTTACAGAATAACTGACAGCACATGTCGAAATGTACAATTAACTCTTAATTGATTTGGATTACATTATTGGCAAATGAGAATCACAGAATCGTCGTTGGGCAACGATTGATTGAATTCCGCGGTTTAAATGTGCATTGTCAAACATTTCGATCTGCTAATCGCGTAAAACATAACACCATTACcgccataaaataa encodes the following:
- the LOC133844230 gene encoding uncharacterized protein LOC133844230; its protein translation is MFEVVKEFTYLGTAINTKNDVSLEIKRRITLANRCYFGLSRQMCNRDLSRRTKLALYKTLILPVLLYGAEAWVVSMTDAAALGVFERKILRKIFGPVRIGDDFRIRMNHELYELYDDVDVDQVEQDLNLLGISNWRRRAKSRGAWRETLRSAKTRNGL
- the LOC133839972 gene encoding uncharacterized protein LOC133839972 yields the protein MKKDYDLRICTWNVRTLNWEGASIQLADALEKLKADITAIQEMRWTGQGCSKRANCDIYYSCHAERREFGCGFVVSRRLRHHVYNFTPVSERLATIRVKARFFNLSIICAHAPTEEKDDAAKDAFYARLEDTYDRCPNHDVKIILGDFNAKVGRERIFDRTVGKFSLHETTSNNGFRLIDFAAARNMVVSSTRFRHLDIHKATWLSPDQKTRNQIDHVVIDGRHASSVMDVRTFRGVNIDSDHYLVAAKIRMRLSRAKNVRPITQRKLDVTRLRSQRTATAYSTHLSELLHQPTPLPVDAGGLWAHISHSMRAAAETAIGFKRPPTRNQWYDEECRVAAAAKNAAYRRTLQSGATRATYTQCTLRLWRAHFSKLLAGDDGTNPAIGGSNPIPPINDNVDIPLPSHDEVRVAIMRLKNNKAAGADGLPAELFKAGGEELIRCMHQLFCRIWLEESMPNDWNLSVLCPVLKKGDPTICTNYRGISLIAISYKVLSSVICERLKPYTSTLIGPYQCGFRPGKSTIDQIFTLRQILEKTHENGIDTHHLFVDYKAAFDSPTRERLYATMSEFGIPAKLIRLCRMTLSSTISSVKVGTNLSEPFNTVRGFRQGDPLSCNLFNFVMEGVLRKAGVHRAGTIFYKSVQLLAYADDIDIIGRSKRDVTAAFSAIEKSQQKWVWR